Within the Phaseolus vulgaris cultivar G19833 chromosome 9, P. vulgaris v2.0, whole genome shotgun sequence genome, the region tttagattgCCACATACTAAACACTAACTAAACTAAACTTTGTTAAGGTCATTTGTGATTAGATCAGAAACAATTTGATTTTTACATAAATAGGGACTAAGTAGATCAGTTGTAAAATACATAAATGTTGATGAATTTTGAGAAAAAGTTACCTTGAactcaaatattttttcaaaagaatGTAACAATGTCTTAGATTCTGAAACAGTGTGAAAGagtggtgttttttttttctcttaatttgaTTATAAAAGTTGAGTGAGTGagtaagagagagagagtgaaagTGGTTGGGCAGATCTAAAGGAGGTGCGGGCCAGATGTCGCGGGGCGTGTGGGGGTTTGGCATTAGGAAGTAAAAATAGAGGCGCAACGTGACAAGAGTAAAACGAAAAAAAGCAAGATGCCAGATTCAGACACTGAAAGCTGGAACATAACCACGTTACAATACAACCAAGCTAAACCCATGCTGAGTGGTCTCCACCTAATCGCACGCTAATATAGCCATGTAACATGTGCTTTCCACCTAATCACACGCTAATATAACCATCTAACATGTGCTCTCTTCTTTTCTATCCTGTTCTATCTCTTCTCTTCCCCTACCCTACACTTCCCACACGACAAAACCCCTTCAATTAATCCACTCATTCATACTCATTAAAATATCCCCTTCAACAACCACCACCATAAATCCCACCACCAAACCATTTCAGATACTTTTTCACTCTCTCAGATTCCTCCACCAATTAATTCGAGCCTACTGCTACTTATCACCACTATGCAGTTATacattctttctccttttaatgCGCAAATCACACACCACGCACTTCCATTCAATTCATTCCCAATCAAAACCAGACCTCACTCTGTtccaaatctaaatatttttttttcattaaaaataaaatacaaactcATAATCAAATGATCAACAttgcaaaataaaatttaaagtagaaagatcaaaatccaaattacaCCAAGTTCATAGTAATGATAGTAATAACAAAAGCTAAAATAAGTTAAacaaaagataataataataataattattgtgaaaaaaaagGGGAGTACCGGAATCAAGAAACGAGGAGGTGTTTTTGTTTTCCAATTCGACATGGCTAACTCAGGTTTCGGCGCAGTCGTCACTGTCGTGGGGCTTTCTGCAGAGGATCATGTGCATCGGGGAGAAAATCCCAGAATCACCCCCTCTGGTCAAATAGTCAGCGGTCTTGAAAAGCATCTCATGGACATCGACGGTTCCCTTGGGCGCGATTCCCAAGGCGGCGAGGACAGTGACGACGATGTGGTTCCGCCAGTAGGCGATCCGGCCCATCTTCAAGCGGCTCCACCAGGGCTGAGACGGCGGCTTAGCCAGATCCCGCTCCTTAACCACAACGAACCCAACCTTGCGCGCCGCTTCGGCTATGTCATCGTGGCTTCTGAGGCCAGGCAAGGCGTCACCCCTCTCAATGCCCTGGATAACCTCCACGTGTTCGGGGTCGTCGGCGCGGTACTTCTCGGTGGTGACCCACTCGTACGAGACGTAGAGCGAACCGGGCTTCAGAACGCGGAAGATTTCGGCGTACACCTCTTCGAGCTTGGGCGCGTGACACGTGGCCTCGATGGAGTATGCGCCGTCGAAGGAGTTGTCGGGGAAGGGCATACTGAGGAAATTGCCGCAGACGACCTCACAGAGGGAGTCTAGGCCGGCTTTCTTGTTGTGGAGGCGGGCGCGGTTCACCTGGTAGTCGTTGATTGTAATGCCCACGACGTTCGCGCGGGAGTGGGCCGCGATAGCACGCATTGGCCCGCCCACGCCGCAGCCCACGTCCAGGACTCTGTCTCCGGGGCGGGCCTGGATGAGATCGACTGCCATCTCCTCGTGGAGGCGCGTGGCTTCGCCGTGGGACTTCCCCGGGATCGAGGGGGAGAAGTGGAAGGACTGGCCCCACCCCCACTCGTAGATGTCAGTCACTAAATTGTAGAAGGTGTCCACGAAGTCCGGGACTTTCTCTGCCGTTTCGATCTCCTTTGGGCGGCGGAAGAACGACCAGTACTGCTTGTAGTTGTCCTGGACTTTCTCCGCCGAGATGGACCCGCCGGACAGATCGGTGGCGCGCTTTCCCTTCTGCTCGGCGGGGCCCAGTACGCACACGAACCAGTAGATTCCGCCGGCGATGAGCGCTCCGGTGCAGAACAGAGAGAGAGAGTCCATTGTGGGGTTGCTGTTGCGGGAGTGAGAAAAGTGAGGAGAAGAGATTGAAGGATAAGGAAAGTTTATTTGTGAGGTTTTCTTTCTGGAGTGGGCCTGTGGGCTGGGTTAACCTCTTCTTTATTCATCTACTGGACTTTTTCCATCTCTctgctttttctttcttttactcCACGTGCTTCCCGCGTGAAtcttccttctcttctttcCATCAAACTATCTCTCTCCTTTCCAAAACTATTGTTCTCATAATCTATATTTGCTCCAAAATTATAGTTGTTTAACATGTCAACATATCATttccattattttttaattatacccttccctttatcttttaaaacatttattttacaaaattattttctttaatggGAGTATATATAACTGTGATAGTTAGTTATTGCTTTTTACTTAATGGATTTGAACAGCTGTAATTTTGAGAGAGAGGATCTACTctctattataataataaataatttagtatTTCATGGCAGTAGCTTAAtggaatttatttattactaatatttagtTTTCCAACGTATTGACTTTTcttcttaattaaataaatactaTTAGAATGTTTTCTCATGAAAAAGTTACAATTATTtggttttttccttttctttttctcacttGGTTTTTGTTATGTAAACCTTAAAGTCATCATTTCCAACACCCATTTCCTCTTTCGCATCTACCTCTATCTCTTTTGCTTGCCCTTTTAAGAAAAAACTCAATAAACTTCGTCTCGTATAACCATGATGACATTTGTGTTTTAGGTGACTTCTTAcacacaaataaaaaacagaaatatgtttgttttattaaatacccattttttaaaaacactaAGAAACACAGTTATAAATAATGTCGAGacattctaaataaataaaaaatatattttaatcttgTAATTGAATTTCATTTGTTGTTGaagtttaaatatataaaaattcatTGAAATTAAACACACTACAACATTTGAAATCCAaccatgaaaaagaaaaagaaagcaaACAAAAAATCCTGTGAACAAAATACCCAgtgaaactaatttatgtcataagttaaatatctttaaattagtttatgtcTCTTGAGGAATAAGTAGACTTAAAGAACAAAGATATTTTGATTCCTCGTAAAGGACTATGGTTCATTCGTAATAATAGTTTGAGTCATTTACGTCCAATGGCCATGGAAGAAAAAgtgataaataattaatttaaaaaaattacttttctcTCTTCTAAAGAAAATACTTCCAACTAACaactaaatttaataatataataatatatatgatgattttatattaaaaacaaataaatattttgtctTTTAGTATAAATGAATGTGTTTTTGTCTTTTAGtaatatcaaaatatcattattcaattaattaattgcAAATCGctattaagaatgaaaattaCTACTAAATTCCAACCATGCCTAGAAATAGACTAATCCCACCACAGATCATAGGAGGTTTGTAATGAATTGTGGTAACGAGATTTTAATTCCCGAAGAAGTGGTCCTAAAAAAACTAACCAGCTAAAATAAACATGTTCTTGTTATAACTTCGAACCCTTCTATTATTACAATGTTGAAAGAATCAACCCTTTCCGTTAGTTTAGATATTTGAAACAACTTAGCAACATAGAAAAGTCAGATGTGTTTTTGTCCTCACACGAGTTTTATTTCTCtactctttttttaaaaaatttattatttgattGGTTTTTGAAGTTTTATTAGATGAAACTTGAAATAGTGTCTAATcgtgtcaattttttttttaacatttataagaaaaaaataaaataaatttacttataagttaaaattagtttatgttctCAAACAGGGTTGGGCCCAGAGAACTATTGAGATTGCTTCTCTCCTTCCTTGGTCGGTCGGTTGGTTGGTCTGTACTTCGACTCCTTTCCTTGCAAGCTCTTTTCTTGTCTCTGCTTGTTCCACCTCTCGTAACCCAGACTCGGATGGTACCTGTAGAaggcactccgatgctcaaatCAGTTTTAGTATTCGACACTCGATAATCAGAGCACAGTATGATGACGTATTAGATTCTTGGAAtctgtgctatttatattattttagtgggTCTTTCTTATTGGGCCAAATTAGAAAGTTTGGATCATGTTTAGAAGTGTATAACATAGCTCTTGATTGTTGATTAGCTTCACTAACTCTACTTAAGCATAATTGGATTCGTGGTGTTGATCGGGCCATTTATAGGGACCGAGACATGGTATCGGTTGTACGACTCTTATCGGTACACTTGCCTCCCAAGCTCGAGGATGGTTAATCCGAAGAGTCTTGGTCCGAGACTGATGTGATGATTGGGCTTCCCGAAGTTTGACGTGACGTTTGGGCGGCGCATGTGATGAccttttacggcaagtgcaccgctttgtcagaagtaataattgtccctaaggacggatatcgatcccacaatgaacagtgaattatcaagtacaataatcgttaaatatagaacaaa harbors:
- the LOC137820046 gene encoding 24-methylenesterol C-methyltransferase 2 translates to MDSLSLFCTGALIAGGIYWFVCVLGPAEQKGKRATDLSGGSISAEKVQDNYKQYWSFFRRPKEIETAEKVPDFVDTFYNLVTDIYEWGWGQSFHFSPSIPGKSHGEATRLHEEMAVDLIQARPGDRVLDVGCGVGGPMRAIAAHSRANVVGITINDYQVNRARLHNKKAGLDSLCEVVCGNFLSMPFPDNSFDGAYSIEATCHAPKLEEVYAEIFRVLKPGSLYVSYEWVTTEKYRADDPEHVEVIQGIERGDALPGLRSHDDIAEAARKVGFVVVKERDLAKPPSQPWWSRLKMGRIAYWRNHIVVTVLAALGIAPKGTVDVHEMLFKTADYLTRGGDSGIFSPMHMILCRKPHDSDDCAET